A single region of the Vagococcus teuberi genome encodes:
- the rplQ gene encoding 50S ribosomal protein L17 yields the protein MSYRKLGRTSSQRKAMLRDLTTDLIINERIETTEARAKEIRSTTEKMITLGKRGDLHARRQAAAFVRNEYLEARLDEKEETIIEESALQKLFNDLGPRYADRQGGYTRILKKGQRRGDAAPMVIIELV from the coding sequence GTGAGTTATCGTAAATTAGGTCGCACAAGCAGCCAACGAAAAGCAATGTTACGTGATTTAACAACTGATTTAATTATCAATGAACGCATTGAGACAACTGAAGCTCGTGCAAAAGAAATCCGTTCAACAACTGAAAAAATGATTACTTTAGGTAAACGTGGGGATCTTCATGCTCGTCGTCAAGCTGCAGCATTCGTAAGAAACGAATACTTAGAAGCTCGTTTAGACGAAAAAGAAGAAACTATCATTGAAGAAAGTGCTTTACAAAAATTATTCAATGACTTAGGACCTCGTTATGCTGACCGTCAAGGTGGTTACACACGTATCCTTAAAAAAGGACAACGCCGTGGAGACGCAGCACCAATGGTTATCATTGAACTTGTTTAA
- the rpsM gene encoding 30S ribosomal protein S13 — translation MARIAGVDIPRDKRVVISLTYIYGIGKKTSQEILKEAGVSEDIRVRDLTNEQTDSIRAAVDKLKVEGDLRREVNLNIKRLMEIGSYRGMRHRRGLPTRGQNTKNNARTRKGPARSIAGKKK, via the coding sequence ATGGCTCGTATTGCAGGTGTAGATATTCCTCGTGATAAACGTGTTGTTATTTCGCTTACTTATATTTACGGTATTGGAAAGAAAACTTCTCAAGAAATCTTAAAAGAAGCAGGAGTTTCTGAAGATATTCGTGTGCGCGATTTAACTAACGAACAAACTGATAGCATCCGTGCTGCAGTAGATAAATTAAAAGTAGAAGGTGACTTACGTCGTGAAGTGAACTTAAACATCAAACGTTTGATGGAAATTGGTTCATACAGAGGTATGCGTCATCGTCGTGGTTTGCCAACTCGTGGTCAAAACACAAAAAACAATGCTCGTACTAGAAAAGGACCAGCTCGTTCAATCGCTGGTAAGAAAAAATAA
- the infA gene encoding translation initiation factor IF-1, with protein sequence MAKEDMIEIEGTVVETLPNAMFKVELENGHVILAHVSGKIRMHYIRILPGDKVTVELSPYDLTRGRITYRFK encoded by the coding sequence GTGGCGAAAGAAGATATGATTGAAATCGAAGGTACAGTCGTCGAAACTTTGCCGAATGCAATGTTTAAAGTTGAATTAGAAAATGGCCACGTTATTTTGGCTCACGTATCAGGAAAGATTAGAATGCATTATATTCGTATATTACCTGGTGACAAAGTAACTGTTGAGTTATCTCCATATGATTTAACTCGTGGTCGTATTACTTATCGCTTTAAATAA
- a CDS encoding energy-coupling factor ABC transporter ATP-binding protein: MDIRFEKVDFTYQPNSPFEQRVLFDINLDIPSNSYSAIVGHTGSGKSTLLQHLNALLKPTSGKVIIGDREITPETSNKNLKPIRKKVGIVFQFPESQLFDETVALDIAFGPKNFGVSEKESARLASEMLKLVGLDDSYLERSPFDLSGGQMRRVAIAGVLAMEPEVLILDEPTAGLDPKGRKDMMDMFYRLHKERGIGIILVTHLMDDVAEYADFMVVVEKGKIQKQGHPRDIFNDVEWLREKQLGVPTATEFAFDLMAKGMEFSRLPLTAEELSDELLPILEKRQVLSDDE; this comes from the coding sequence ATGGACATACGGTTTGAGAAAGTAGATTTTACGTATCAGCCTAATAGCCCATTTGAACAACGCGTTTTGTTTGATATTAATTTAGACATTCCAAGCAATAGTTATAGCGCGATTGTTGGTCATACAGGAAGTGGCAAATCAACGTTACTACAACATCTGAATGCGTTACTGAAACCAACAAGTGGGAAAGTGATTATCGGCGACAGAGAAATTACACCTGAAACAAGTAATAAAAACTTGAAACCAATCCGTAAAAAAGTTGGGATTGTGTTCCAATTTCCTGAATCACAATTATTTGATGAAACAGTCGCATTAGATATAGCTTTTGGGCCAAAGAATTTTGGTGTATCTGAAAAAGAAAGTGCTCGTTTAGCTAGTGAAATGTTAAAACTTGTTGGTCTTGATGATAGTTACCTTGAGCGCTCACCATTTGACCTTTCAGGAGGACAAATGCGTCGTGTGGCGATAGCTGGTGTATTGGCTATGGAACCTGAAGTATTGATTTTAGACGAACCAACAGCTGGCCTTGATCCTAAGGGTAGAAAAGACATGATGGATATGTTTTATCGTCTACATAAGGAAAGAGGGATTGGCATTATCTTAGTGACGCATTTAATGGATGATGTGGCTGAGTATGCTGATTTTATGGTGGTTGTTGAAAAAGGAAAAATCCAGAAACAAGGACATCCACGTGATATTTTCAATGATGTAGAGTGGTTACGTGAGAAACAGTTAGGTGTTCCGACAGCGACAGAGTTTGCTTTTGATTTAATGGCAAAGGGCATGGAATTTAGTCGCTTGCCACTAACCGCAGAAGAATTATCTGACGAGCTTTTACCGATTCTTGAAAAAAGGCAGGTACTCTCAGATGATGAATAA
- the rpmJ gene encoding 50S ribosomal protein L36, with amino-acid sequence MKVRPSVKPICEKCKIIRRKGRVMVICENPKHKQRQG; translated from the coding sequence ATGAAAGTAAGACCATCAGTAAAACCAATTTGTGAAAAATGCAAAATAATTCGTCGTAAAGGTCGAGTTATGGTTATCTGTGAAAACCCAAAACATAAACAACGTCAAGGATAA
- a CDS encoding energy-coupling factor ABC transporter ATP-binding protein has translation MKNPLIELNNISFQYYGQEHKALNDVSLKIYQGEWVALIGHNGSGKSTLAKTINGLITPESGEIKVNGEILTEENIWDIRKTVGMVFQNPDNQFVGSTVEDDVAFGLENQGVPRDEMIVRVNNALERVRMSDFKIKEPARLSGGQKQRVAIAGVIALAPDVIILDEATSMLDPQGRQDVIETIRALKEETNLTVISITHDIDEAAYANRVLVMQEGQIIHEGIPKEIFSHGEALIGMGLDVPFPEKLKASLRKKGIEVPKEYLTREGMVEWLWTYGLRK, from the coding sequence ATGAAAAATCCCTTAATTGAATTAAATAATATATCTTTCCAATATTATGGACAGGAACATAAAGCATTAAATGATGTATCGCTAAAGATTTATCAAGGTGAGTGGGTTGCTTTAATTGGTCACAACGGATCGGGGAAATCAACACTAGCTAAAACCATTAATGGATTGATTACGCCTGAGTCTGGTGAGATAAAAGTGAACGGAGAAATACTAACGGAAGAAAATATTTGGGATATCCGAAAAACGGTTGGAATGGTATTTCAAAATCCTGACAATCAATTTGTTGGTTCAACTGTTGAAGATGATGTTGCCTTTGGTTTAGAAAATCAGGGAGTACCTCGCGATGAAATGATTGTAAGGGTCAACAATGCACTTGAGAGAGTTCGTATGTCTGACTTTAAGATAAAAGAGCCTGCTAGGTTATCTGGTGGTCAAAAACAACGTGTGGCCATTGCTGGAGTCATTGCGCTAGCACCTGATGTGATTATTTTAGATGAGGCAACGTCTATGCTTGATCCACAAGGTAGACAAGATGTTATTGAAACTATTCGTGCATTGAAAGAAGAAACGAATCTGACAGTTATTTCGATTACACATGATATAGATGAAGCAGCGTATGCTAATCGTGTACTAGTCATGCAAGAAGGACAAATTATTCACGAGGGGATACCTAAAGAAATTTTTTCTCATGGAGAGGCATTGATAGGTATGGGACTAGACGTTCCATTTCCGGAAAAATTAAAAGCTTCATTACGTAAAAAAGGCATTGAGGTACCCAAAGAGTATTTGACGAGGGAAGGAATGGTGGAATGGCTATGGACATACGGTTTGAGAAAGTAG
- a CDS encoding DNA-directed RNA polymerase subunit alpha, with translation MIEFEKPRITKIDEDRDYGKFVIEPLERGYGTTLGNSLRRILLSSLPGAAITNLQIDGVLHEFSTVKGVREDVTQIILNIKGLALKLYADEEKTLEIDITGPADVTAGDILTDSDVEIMNKDLFICSVAEGATFRASLTVKPGRGYVQAEENKSEDMPIGVLPVDSIYTPVNRVNYQVENTRVGRRDDYDKLTLDVWTDGSIAPQEAISLSAKILTEHLDIFVNLTDEAKNAEIMIEKEETQKEKMLETTIEELDLSVRSYNCLKRAGINTLQELTNKSEAEMIKVRNLGRKSLEEVKAKLADLSLGLRQED, from the coding sequence ATGATTGAATTTGAGAAACCAAGAATCACAAAGATCGATGAAGATAGAGATTATGGCAAGTTCGTCATCGAACCACTTGAAAGAGGATATGGAACGACTTTAGGGAACTCCCTACGCCGTATTTTATTATCGTCTCTACCAGGGGCTGCCATCACTAATTTACAAATCGATGGTGTGTTGCATGAATTTTCAACTGTCAAAGGTGTACGTGAGGATGTCACTCAAATTATTCTAAATATCAAGGGACTAGCTTTAAAGCTTTATGCTGATGAAGAAAAGACACTTGAGATTGATATAACTGGCCCAGCTGACGTGACTGCTGGAGATATTCTTACTGACAGTGATGTTGAAATTATGAATAAAGATTTATTCATTTGTAGCGTTGCTGAAGGTGCAACTTTCCGTGCAAGTTTAACTGTTAAGCCAGGACGTGGTTATGTCCAAGCTGAAGAAAATAAGAGTGAAGATATGCCAATTGGTGTATTACCAGTGGATTCTATCTACACGCCAGTTAACCGTGTTAACTACCAGGTAGAAAACACACGTGTTGGGCGTCGTGATGATTATGACAAATTAACTTTAGATGTCTGGACAGATGGATCTATCGCTCCACAAGAAGCTATCAGTTTATCTGCTAAAATCTTGACTGAGCATTTAGATATTTTTGTTAACTTGACTGATGAAGCGAAAAATGCCGAAATCATGATCGAAAAAGAAGAAACACAAAAAGAAAAAATGTTAGAAACAACAATCGAAGAGCTTGATTTATCGGTTCGTTCTTATAACTGTTTGAAACGCGCAGGCATTAACACATTACAAGAATTAACAAATAAATCAGAAGCCGAAATGATTAAGGTTCGTAACTTAGGACGTAAATCACTTGAAGAAGTTAAAGCTAAATTAGCAGATCTTTCTTTAGGATTACGCCAAGAGGACTAA
- a CDS encoding adenylate kinase: MNLILMGLPGAGKGTQAERIVDVYEIPHISTGDMFREAMKNETPLGKEAKSYIDKGELVPDSVTNGIVKDRLSQADTEKGFLLDGFPRTLAQAEELDTILEELGKKVDDVLNIHVAEDVLVDRLAGRIICRSCGATYHKTNNPPKVEGTCDRCGSHDFYQREDDKPETVKNRLEVNIKNSEPILAYYEDKGVLHTIDGDRDIDAVFEDVKSIIDKAN; encoded by the coding sequence ATGAATCTCATCCTAATGGGGTTGCCAGGAGCAGGTAAAGGTACTCAAGCGGAAAGAATCGTCGATGTTTATGAAATCCCACATATTTCTACTGGAGATATGTTCCGTGAAGCAATGAAGAATGAAACGCCTCTTGGTAAAGAAGCAAAATCTTATATCGATAAAGGCGAATTAGTTCCGGATTCTGTGACAAACGGAATTGTAAAAGATCGTTTATCACAAGCTGATACAGAAAAAGGATTTTTATTAGATGGATTTCCTCGTACACTAGCTCAAGCAGAAGAATTAGATACAATTTTAGAGGAGTTAGGTAAAAAGGTAGATGATGTTCTAAACATCCATGTAGCAGAAGATGTATTAGTTGACCGTCTTGCTGGTCGTATCATTTGTAGAAGTTGTGGCGCAACTTATCACAAAACAAACAATCCACCCAAAGTGGAAGGTACTTGTGATCGTTGTGGTAGTCATGATTTTTATCAAAGAGAAGATGACAAGCCTGAGACAGTTAAGAATCGTCTAGAAGTAAATATCAAAAATAGCGAACCAATCTTAGCGTATTATGAAGACAAAGGTGTGTTACATACCATTGATGGTGATCGCGATATTGATGCTGTTTTTGAAGATGTGAAATCAATCATAGATAAAGCCAATTAG
- a CDS encoding energy-coupling factor transporter transmembrane component T family protein: protein MMNKLILGRYIPGDSVVHRMDPRAKLIASFYFIGIIFICNNFLSFGVMFAFTLFCIWLSKIKLSFFLKGVKPLIWLILFTVGLQVLFTRGGHVYFEWGWISISQFGLVNGFFIFTRFVLIIFMSTLLTLTTPPLSLSDAIEYLLRPLEKVKFPAHEISLMLSIALRFVPTLMDETEKIMNAQRARGVDFGEGNLMDKMKAIVPLLIPLFVSSFNRAEELAIAMEARGYRGGEGRTKYRVLNWNKTDTLAMLSFVVLTIVLVLVRN from the coding sequence ATGATGAATAAATTGATTTTAGGTCGTTATATACCGGGAGATTCTGTCGTACATCGTATGGATCCTCGTGCCAAATTAATCGCTAGTTTTTACTTTATTGGGATTATCTTTATTTGTAATAACTTTTTATCATTTGGTGTGATGTTTGCTTTCACGCTATTTTGTATTTGGTTATCAAAGATTAAACTAAGTTTCTTCCTTAAAGGAGTGAAACCATTAATTTGGTTGATTTTATTTACAGTGGGACTCCAGGTACTCTTTACGCGTGGGGGACATGTGTACTTTGAGTGGGGTTGGATAAGCATTAGCCAATTCGGTTTGGTCAATGGGTTCTTTATCTTTACACGTTTTGTGTTGATTATTTTTATGTCGACACTTTTAACGCTAACCACACCCCCATTATCACTTTCAGATGCGATTGAGTATTTGCTTAGACCGTTGGAAAAAGTAAAATTTCCAGCGCATGAAATTTCATTGATGTTATCTATTGCGTTGCGTTTTGTGCCAACGTTGATGGATGAAACAGAAAAAATCATGAATGCGCAACGTGCTCGTGGGGTTGATTTTGGCGAAGGAAACTTAATGGATAAGATGAAAGCTATTGTGCCACTTCTGATTCCGTTATTTGTAAGTAGTTTTAACCGAGCTGAAGAATTAGCGATTGCGATGGAAGCACGTGGTTATCGTGGTGGCGAAGGCCGTACGAAATATCGTGTTCTAAACTGGAATAAAACCGATACACTAGCTATGTTGTCCTTTGTCGTATTGACGATTGTACTGGTACTAGTTAGAAATTAA
- the rpsK gene encoding 30S ribosomal protein S11, which produces MVAKKVSRKRRVKKNIEAGVAHIHSTFNNTIVMLTDVHGNAIAWSSAGSLGFKGSKKATPFAAQMAAETAAKAAMEHGLKTVDVTVKGPGSGREAAIRSLQATGLEVTAIRDVTPVPHNGCRPPKRRRV; this is translated from the coding sequence ATGGTAGCAAAAAAAGTTTCAAGAAAACGCCGAGTGAAAAAAAATATTGAAGCAGGTGTGGCACATATCCACTCTACTTTCAATAATACAATCGTAATGTTAACTGACGTACATGGAAATGCCATTGCATGGTCATCTGCAGGTTCATTAGGATTTAAAGGTAGTAAAAAAGCAACTCCATTCGCAGCTCAAATGGCAGCTGAAACTGCAGCAAAAGCAGCTATGGAACATGGCTTGAAAACTGTTGACGTAACTGTAAAAGGACCTGGTTCTGGTCGTGAAGCAGCTATTCGTTCATTACAAGCAACAGGATTAGAAGTGACAGCAATTCGTGACGTTACTCCAGTTCCACATAATGGATGTCGCCCTCCAAAACGCCGTCGTGTTTAG